In the Hordeum vulgare subsp. vulgare chromosome 7H, MorexV3_pseudomolecules_assembly, whole genome shotgun sequence genome, one interval contains:
- the LOC123407759 gene encoding DNA-directed RNA polymerase III subunit RPC6-like, with translation MPPRKRPLEPSSGMPAQPDVKPVISPPPKSAPAPVPAPAPVPAPGPEILPASILNNLPGPEREVYKRIYEAGNKGMWSQDIRYTMKLAAPTLTKLTRALVQRGILKEVTDVRHRGKKVFMDARIEPSPEITGGTWYHNGQLDTDAVAAVRRRCLDQIDRLGAATPDMVHKGVEREDPRAGYSIDQIRDILQTMALDRVLEECRSTGEGEFSAVRAGRVCYRRGGAPQGGMIEGIPCGVCPRIDECSPDGVISPPTCVYYKKWLQMDF, from the coding sequence ATGCCGCCGCGGAAGCGCCCGCTCGAACCATCCTCGGGCATGCCAGCCCAACCGGATGTCAAGCCCGTCATTTCTCCGCCCCCCAAATCCGCCCCCGcccccgtccccgcccccgcccccgtccCCGCCCCCGGGCCGGAGATCCTGCCTGCCTCCATCCTCAACAACCTCCCCGGGCCGGAGCGGGAGGTCTACAAGCGCATCTACGAGGCGGGCAACAAGGGAATGTGGAGCCAGGACATCCGCTACACGATGAAGCTGGCCGCCCCGACCCTCACCAAGCTCACCCGCGCCCTCGTCCAGCGGGGTATTCTCAAGGAGGTCACGGATGTCCGCCACCGCGGGAAGAAGGTCTTCATGGACGCCCGCATCGAGCCCTCCCCTGAGATTACCGGCGGAACCTGGTACCACAACGGCCAGCTCGATACCGACGCCGTGGCGGCCGTGCGCCGCAGATGCCTCGACCAGATTGACAGGCTCGGCGCTGCCACCCCGGACATGGTCCACAAGGGCGTCGAGAGGGAAGACCCCAGGGCAGGGTACTCTATCGACCAGATCAGGGACATCCTGCAGACCATGGCTCTAGACAGGGTGCTGGAGGAGTGCAGGAGCACCGGGGAGGGAGAATTCAGCGCGGTCAGAGCCGGGAGGGTGTGTTACCGGCGGGGTGGTGCGCCGCAGGGCGGCATGATAGAAGGGATTCCATGTGGGGTTTGTCCCAGGATCGATGAGTGCTCGCCGGATGGGGTCATCTCACCACCCACTTGTGTCTACTACAAGAAATGGCTGCAGATGGACTTCTAG